A genomic stretch from Enterobacter oligotrophicus includes:
- the pdeH gene encoding cyclic-guanylate-specific phosphodiesterase — protein sequence MKSEQVIQRLNTTPEASIENLQEHRYWLQCERAYTYQPIYRTDGRLMAIEILTVVTHPSNPSQRIAPDRYFAEVAVRQRIDVLEEQLKMLATRRAFFEQHDILASVNVDGPTLMALRQNTKLQELIATLPWMRFELVEHVRLPQDSSFASMCEFGPLWLDDFGTGMANFSALSEVRYDYIKVARDLFIMLRQTPEGRNLFTLLLQLMNRYCQGVIVEGVETLEEWRDVQNSPAAAAQGYFLSRPVPMDMLENVITTL from the coding sequence ATGAAGTCAGAGCAGGTTATCCAGCGGCTGAACACTACGCCTGAGGCAAGTATTGAGAACTTGCAGGAGCATCGCTACTGGCTGCAATGTGAGCGAGCGTACACCTATCAACCGATCTATCGCACCGATGGCCGGTTGATGGCGATTGAGATTTTAACGGTCGTCACACACCCCTCGAACCCGTCACAGCGTATTGCGCCGGACCGCTATTTTGCCGAGGTTGCCGTTCGCCAGCGCATCGACGTGCTGGAAGAACAGCTTAAAATGCTGGCAACCAGGCGGGCATTCTTTGAGCAGCACGATATTCTGGCGTCGGTGAACGTGGATGGCCCGACCCTGATGGCGCTGCGTCAGAATACGAAACTACAGGAACTCATCGCTACGCTACCGTGGATGCGTTTCGAGCTGGTAGAGCATGTTCGTCTGCCGCAGGACTCATCGTTTGCCTCGATGTGCGAATTCGGCCCGTTGTGGCTGGATGACTTCGGCACTGGCATGGCGAACTTCTCCGCCCTCAGTGAAGTGCGTTATGACTACATCAAAGTCGCGCGTGACCTGTTCATTATGCTACGCCAGACCCCGGAAGGGCGGAATCTGTTCACGCTGCTGCTGCAGCTAATGAACCGGTATTGCCAGGGCGTCATTGTGGAAGGCGTTGAAACGCTGGAAGAGTGGCGCGACGTGCAAAATTCCCCGGCTGCTGCGGCACAGGGCTATTTCCTCTCTCGCCCGGTTCCGATGGATATGCTGGAAAACGTGATAACCACCCTCTGA
- a CDS encoding sugar kinase, which translates to MSKKIAVIGECMIELSQKGAEVSRGFGGDTLNTSVYIARQVAADALSVHYVTALGTDSFSQQMLEAWQGENVQTSLIQRMENRLPGLYYIETDSTGERTFYYWRNEAAAKFWLESDAAAAICEELATFDYLYLSGISLAILSPESREKLLSLLRECRANGGKVIFDNNYRPRLWASREETQQVYQQMLQCTDIAFLTLDDEDALWGEKPVDEVIARTLAAGVSEVVIKRGADSCLVAIAGEPVVEVPAVKLAKEKVIDTTAAGDSFSAGYLAVRLTGGTPEAAAQRGHLTASTVIQYRGAIIPREAMPA; encoded by the coding sequence ATGTCTAAAAAAATTGCCGTGATTGGCGAATGCATGATTGAGCTGTCCCAAAAAGGCGCGGAAGTCAGCCGCGGTTTTGGTGGCGATACATTGAATACTTCCGTTTATATAGCCCGCCAGGTGGCTGCCGATGCACTTAGCGTGCATTACGTTACGGCGCTGGGAACGGACAGCTTCAGCCAGCAGATGCTGGAAGCCTGGCAAGGTGAGAACGTCCAGACCTCACTCATTCAGCGCATGGAAAACCGCCTGCCGGGTCTGTACTACATCGAAACCGACAGCACTGGCGAGCGCACGTTCTACTACTGGCGTAACGAAGCAGCGGCCAAATTCTGGCTGGAAAGCGATGCCGCCGCAGCCATCTGTGAAGAACTGGCAACGTTTGATTATCTCTATCTGAGCGGTATCAGCCTGGCAATCCTGAGCCCTGAGAGCCGTGAAAAACTGCTGTCGCTGCTGCGCGAATGCCGTGCCAACGGCGGCAAGGTGATTTTCGATAACAACTACCGTCCACGCCTGTGGGCCAGCCGCGAAGAGACGCAGCAGGTTTACCAGCAGATGCTGCAATGCACTGATATCGCGTTCCTGACGCTGGACGACGAAGACGCCCTGTGGGGAGAGAAACCGGTTGATGAGGTTATCGCGCGGACGCTGGCTGCAGGCGTCAGTGAAGTGGTGATAAAACGCGGGGCTGACTCTTGCCTGGTGGCGATTGCGGGCGAACCGGTGGTCGAGGTTCCGGCGGTGAAATTAGCCAAAGAAAAAGTGATCGATACCACTGCGGCGGGTGATTCATTCAGTGCGGGATATCTGGCGGTGCGCCTGACGGGTGGAACACCTGAAGCAGCAGCACAACGTGGCCATCTGACGGCCAGCACCGTGATTCAGTATCGCGGGGCGATTATTCCACGTGAGGCAATGCCAGCGTAA
- a CDS encoding M16 family metallopeptidase, whose translation MQGTKIRLLTGGLLMMAAASYVQADALQPDPAWQQGTLANGFQWQVLATPQRPSDRIEIRLSVNTGSLTESTQQTGLSHFIPRLALTQSGSLQAVQVRSLWQQAIDPKRPLPPAVVSYDYTMFNLSLPNNRNDLLKEALTYLSDATGKLTITPETVNYALSNSDMVATWPVDTKEGWWRYRLKGSTLLGHDPAEPLKQPVDPEQVKSFYQQWYTPDAMTLIVVGNVDSRAVVEQINKAFGDLKGKRETPAPVPTLSPLRPEPVSIMTDSVRQDRLSMMWDTAWQPIRESSALLRYWRADLAREALFWHVQQTLSKNNVKNIGLGFDCRVLFQRAQCAINVESPGDKLNANLGVVAKELAKVREEGLSEEEFNALVAQKKLELQKLFATYARADTDILISQRIRSLQNQVVDIAPEQYQKLRQDFLSGLTVDMLNQDLRQQLSQDMSLVLLQPKGEPEYDMKELQATWDGIMAPVSQAAQPAAADDLHQDATDIPQGQ comes from the coding sequence ATGCAGGGCACAAAAATTCGACTCTTAACCGGCGGTTTGCTGATGATGGCAGCAGCCAGTTATGTGCAGGCAGATGCGCTCCAGCCAGACCCGGCCTGGCAACAAGGGACTCTGGCAAATGGTTTTCAGTGGCAGGTTTTAGCCACACCGCAACGTCCAAGCGACCGTATCGAAATCCGCCTGTCTGTGAATACAGGCTCCCTCACTGAAAGCACCCAGCAGACCGGATTAAGCCACTTTATTCCCCGTCTGGCGCTCACCCAGAGCGGCAGTTTGCAGGCGGTTCAGGTACGTTCGTTGTGGCAACAGGCGATTGATCCGAAACGCCCTCTGCCTCCAGCTGTGGTCTCTTACGACTACACCATGTTTAACCTGAGCCTGCCGAACAACCGCAACGATCTGCTGAAAGAAGCACTGACCTACCTGTCTGATGCCACCGGCAAGCTGACGATTACGCCTGAAACTGTGAATTATGCGCTGAGCAACAGCGACATGGTCGCCACCTGGCCTGTGGACACCAAAGAGGGCTGGTGGCGCTACCGCCTGAAAGGATCAACCCTGCTGGGGCATGATCCGGCGGAACCGCTGAAACAGCCGGTCGATCCTGAGCAGGTCAAATCCTTCTACCAGCAATGGTACACCCCGGACGCAATGACCCTGATTGTGGTCGGTAATGTTGATAGCCGCGCCGTGGTAGAGCAGATCAACAAAGCGTTTGGCGATCTGAAAGGCAAACGTGAGACCCCCGCCCCTGTACCAACCCTGTCGCCGCTGCGCCCGGAGCCTGTCAGCATCATGACGGACAGCGTGCGTCAGGACCGTCTCTCCATGATGTGGGATACCGCCTGGCAGCCGATCCGCGAGTCATCCGCGCTGCTGCGCTACTGGCGTGCGGACCTGGCGCGTGAAGCGCTGTTCTGGCACGTTCAGCAAACGCTCAGTAAAAACAACGTGAAGAATATTGGTCTGGGCTTTGACTGCCGCGTGCTGTTCCAGCGTGCGCAGTGTGCCATTAACGTTGAATCGCCGGGCGACAAGCTGAACGCAAACCTGGGTGTGGTGGCAAAAGAACTGGCAAAAGTGCGTGAAGAGGGCCTCTCTGAAGAAGAGTTCAACGCGCTGGTGGCACAGAAAAAACTTGAGCTACAGAAGCTGTTTGCCACGTATGCCCGCGCCGATACCGATATTCTGATCAGCCAGCGTATTCGCTCGCTGCAAAATCAGGTGGTGGACATCGCGCCAGAGCAGTATCAGAAACTGCGCCAGGATTTCCTCAGTGGTCTGACCGTTGATATGCTGAATCAGGATCTGCGTCAGCAGCTGTCTCAGGATATGTCCCTGGTTCTGCTGCAGCCGAAAGGTGAACCGGAGTATGACATGAAGGAGTTACAGGCAACCTGGGACGGGATTATGGCTCCGGTATCGCAGGCGGCACAGCCTGCGGCGGCAGATGATCTCCACCAGGATGCGACGGATATTCCGCAGGGCCAGTAA
- a CDS encoding dicarboxylate/amino acid:cation symporter, with the protein MKTSIFKSLYFQVLTAIAIGILLGHYYPELGAQMKPLGDAFVKLIKMIIAPVIFCTVVTGIAGMESMKAVGRTGAVALLYFEVVSTIALIIGLIIVNVVQPGAGMNVDPATLDAKAVAVYAEQAKDQGVVAFLLDVIPSSVIGAFASGNILQVLLFAVLFGFALHRLGSKGQLIFNVIESFSQVIFGIINMIMRLAPIGAFGAMAFTIGKYGVGTLVQLGQLIICFYITCILFVVVVLGSIARAAGFNIFKFIRYIREELLIVLGTSSSESALPRMLDKMEKLGCRKSVVGLVIPTGYSFNLDGTSIYLTMAAVFIAQATNSHMDIFHQVTLLVVLLLSSKGAAGVTGSGFIVLAATISAVGHLPVAGLALILGIDRFMSEARALTNLVGNGVATVVVAKWVKELDHKKLDDTLNNRHSGSKAPGLSS; encoded by the coding sequence ATGAAAACCTCAATCTTCAAGAGCCTTTACTTTCAGGTCCTGACAGCCATCGCAATCGGTATTCTGCTTGGTCATTACTACCCTGAACTGGGCGCACAAATGAAACCGCTTGGCGACGCGTTCGTTAAGCTCATCAAGATGATCATCGCGCCGGTAATTTTCTGTACCGTGGTGACCGGTATCGCTGGCATGGAAAGCATGAAGGCGGTAGGGCGCACCGGTGCTGTCGCCCTTCTCTATTTCGAAGTGGTCAGTACCATCGCGCTGATTATCGGCCTGATTATTGTTAACGTCGTGCAGCCTGGTGCGGGCATGAACGTTGACCCGGCCACGCTTGATGCCAAAGCGGTGGCCGTCTACGCCGAGCAGGCGAAAGACCAGGGCGTTGTCGCCTTCCTGCTGGACGTTATCCCGAGTAGCGTCATTGGCGCATTCGCCAGCGGGAATATTCTGCAGGTGCTGCTGTTTGCTGTGCTGTTTGGCTTTGCGTTGCACCGCCTGGGTAGCAAAGGCCAGCTGATTTTCAACGTTATCGAAAGTTTCTCGCAGGTCATCTTCGGCATTATCAATATGATCATGCGTCTGGCCCCGATTGGTGCCTTCGGTGCGATGGCGTTTACCATCGGTAAATACGGCGTCGGTACGCTGGTGCAGTTGGGTCAGCTGATTATCTGTTTCTACATCACCTGTATTCTGTTCGTGGTGGTGGTGTTAGGGTCAATCGCCCGCGCGGCAGGCTTCAATATCTTTAAGTTTATCCGCTACATCCGTGAAGAGTTGCTGATTGTTCTGGGCACCTCATCGTCTGAATCAGCACTGCCACGTATGCTTGATAAGATGGAAAAACTGGGCTGCCGGAAGTCGGTAGTGGGGCTGGTTATTCCCACGGGCTACTCGTTCAACCTGGACGGTACTTCGATATACCTGACGATGGCGGCCGTGTTTATCGCTCAGGCGACCAACAGCCATATGGATATTTTCCACCAGGTTACTCTGCTGGTGGTGCTCCTGCTCTCCTCGAAAGGCGCAGCAGGCGTGACGGGCAGTGGCTTTATCGTGCTGGCGGCAACCATCTCTGCGGTGGGACATCTGCCGGTGGCGGGTCTGGCATTGATTCTCGGCATCGACCGCTTTATGTCTGAAGCCCGTGCCTTAACCAACCTGGTGGGTAACGGTGTGGCAACGGTTGTGGTGGCGAAGTGGGTAAAAGAGCTGGATCACAAAAAACTCGACGATACGCTGAATAATCGCCATTCTGGCAGCAAAGCACCGGGATTATCCTCCTAA
- the hmsP gene encoding biofilm formation regulator HmsP translates to MRVSRSLTIKQMAMVAAVTMLFVFLFCVILLFHSVQQNRYNTASQLESIARSVREPLSAAILKGDIPEAETILKRIQPAGIVSRADVVLPNQFQALRMSFIPERPVPLMVMRLFELPVQISLPVYSLERPANPQPLAYLVLQADSYRMYKFVMSWAATLVTTYLLLTLILSVALTWCINRLIVHPLRRIARELNDLSPQEQMGHQLELPRLHHDDEIGMLVRSYNINQQRIMRQQDELNSNATRFPVSELPNKAFLMAMLEQTVARQQTTALMVIACETLQDTAGVLKESQREMLLLTLVEKVKSVLAPRMVLTQVSGYDLVIIANGVKEPWHAITLGQQVLTVINERLPIQGIQLRPSASIGIAMFYGDLTAEQLYRRAFSAAFTARRKGKNQIQFFDPEQMEKAQQRLTEESDILTAMDNRQFAIWLQPQVNLLTGEVKSAEALLRMQQPDGSWELPEGLIERIESCGLMVSVGYWVLEETCRQLAAWQERGVTLPLSVNLSALQLMHPTMVSEVLELIHRYRIQPDTLILEVTESRRIDDPNEAVAILKPLRNAGIRIALDDFGMGYAGLRQLQHMKTLPVDVLKIDKTFVDGLPDDSNMVQAIIQMARSLNLHIIAEGIETEAQRDWLAQAGVESGQGFLFARAVPADVFEQRYLADPGNNAKV, encoded by the coding sequence TTGCGTGTCAGCCGTTCTTTAACGATCAAACAGATGGCGATGGTTGCTGCCGTCACGATGCTGTTTGTATTCCTCTTCTGCGTCATTTTGCTGTTTCATTCCGTACAGCAGAATCGCTATAACACGGCTTCGCAATTAGAAAGCATCGCCCGCTCGGTGCGTGAACCGCTGTCAGCCGCGATCCTGAAAGGGGATATTCCGGAGGCGGAAACCATCTTAAAACGCATTCAGCCAGCAGGAATTGTCAGCCGTGCGGATGTGGTGCTCCCTAATCAGTTCCAGGCGCTACGGATGAGCTTTATCCCTGAACGGCCTGTTCCGCTGATGGTAATGCGTCTGTTTGAACTGCCGGTACAAATCTCTCTGCCTGTTTATTCGCTCGAACGCCCGGCTAACCCTCAGCCGCTCGCCTATCTGGTGCTGCAGGCGGACTCGTACCGCATGTATAAGTTCGTTATGAGCTGGGCTGCTACATTAGTGACCACTTACTTACTCTTGACGCTGATCCTGAGTGTGGCGCTCACCTGGTGTATTAACCGGTTGATTGTGCATCCGTTGCGCCGCATCGCCAGGGAGCTGAATGACCTCTCTCCGCAGGAGCAGATGGGACACCAGCTTGAGTTACCGCGCCTGCATCATGACGATGAGATCGGCATGCTGGTGCGCAGTTACAATATCAATCAGCAGCGCATCATGCGTCAGCAGGATGAACTCAACAGCAATGCAACCCGTTTCCCGGTCTCCGAGCTGCCAAACAAAGCGTTCCTGATGGCAATGCTGGAACAGACCGTTGCCCGCCAGCAGACCACGGCGTTGATGGTGATCGCCTGCGAAACCCTGCAGGATACGGCGGGCGTGCTCAAAGAGAGCCAGCGCGAGATGCTGCTCCTGACGCTGGTGGAAAAGGTGAAATCCGTCCTGGCACCGCGCATGGTGCTTACTCAGGTCAGCGGCTACGACCTGGTGATTATCGCGAACGGTGTGAAAGAGCCGTGGCATGCCATTACGCTAGGTCAGCAAGTGCTCACTGTCATTAATGAGCGGCTGCCGATTCAGGGCATTCAGCTTCGTCCGAGCGCCAGCATCGGTATTGCAATGTTCTACGGCGACCTGACGGCGGAACAGCTTTATCGCCGTGCTTTCTCAGCGGCCTTCACCGCCCGCCGTAAAGGGAAAAATCAGATCCAGTTCTTTGACCCGGAGCAGATGGAAAAGGCGCAGCAGCGTCTCACCGAAGAGAGCGACATCCTGACCGCGATGGATAACCGTCAGTTTGCGATCTGGCTCCAGCCGCAGGTCAATTTGCTGACGGGTGAAGTCAAAAGCGCGGAAGCGCTGCTGCGTATGCAACAGCCGGATGGTTCGTGGGAACTGCCTGAGGGACTGATTGAACGGATTGAGTCCTGTGGCCTGATGGTCAGCGTCGGTTACTGGGTACTGGAAGAGACGTGCCGCCAGCTTGCGGCCTGGCAGGAGCGGGGCGTCACTCTGCCGCTCTCGGTGAATTTGTCTGCGCTACAACTTATGCATCCGACGATGGTGTCGGAGGTCCTGGAGCTTATCCATCGTTACCGTATCCAGCCCGACACGCTGATTCTGGAAGTGACGGAAAGTCGACGAATCGACGACCCAAATGAAGCCGTTGCCATTCTGAAGCCGCTGCGTAATGCCGGTATCCGTATCGCGCTGGACGATTTCGGCATGGGGTACGCCGGGTTGCGCCAGCTCCAGCACATGAAAACGCTGCCGGTTGATGTGCTGAAGATCGACAAAACCTTTGTCGACGGGCTGCCGGATGACAGCAACATGGTGCAGGCGATTATCCAGATGGCGCGCAGCCTGAATTTGCACATTATTGCCGAAGGCATTGAAACCGAAGCTCAGCGTGACTGGCTCGCGCAAGCGGGCGTGGAGAGCGGGCAAGGTTTCCTGTTTGCCCGCGCGGTGCCGGCGGATGTCTTTGAACAACGCTATCTTGCCGACCCTGGCAATAACGCAAAAGTGTAA
- the bcsC gene encoding cellulose synthase complex outer membrane protein BcsC, whose product MRKFTVNLLTLSLGLALMPVALAVNSPQQRQLLEQVRLGESTQREDLVRQSLYRLELIDPNNPEVIAARFRYLLRQGDSSGAQKELDRLKGIAPGSSVYQSSRNTMLLSTPEGRQALQQARLLATTGHTQEAITAYDKLFDGNPPGGDLATEYWNVVAKDPARRNSAINQLKKINASGPGNTQLQATLAQLLFQSGRRDEGFAVLQEMAKSNNGRNQASDMWYQQIKDQPASSASVSALQKYLSVFSEGDNVTAARAQLDAQQKQLADPAFRAKAEGLAAVDAGQGGKAVTELQKAVSANHADSEAVGALGQAYSQKGDRARAVAQFEKAIALDPQSDNRGKWDSLLKVNRYWLLIQQGDNALKANKTAQAERYYQQARNIDNTDSYAVLGLGDAAAARKDNEAAERYYRQALRMDRGNSNAVRGLANIYRAQSPEKAAQFIQSLSASQRRSIDDIERSLTNEQLATQAEQLENQGNYAQAAEIQRRRLALSPGDVWITYRLSRDLYSAGQRRSQADTLMRQLASQKPSDPDQVYASGLYLSGNDQDRAALAHLNTLPRDQWNGNIQELADRLQSNQVLETANRLRDSGKEQEAENLLRQQPASTRIDLTLADWAEQRGDHDAAKTAYTTVLQREPQNEDAILGLTEVYIAQGHKDAARAELAKLPAAQNGQPQSLNMQRRIAMAQASLGDTAAAEQTFSKIIPPAKSQPASLENALVLRDAARFQTQNGQPQQALETWKDAMVSSGITTTRPANNDSFTRLTRNDEKDDWLKRGVRSDAGELYRQQDLNVTLQHEYWGSSGTGGYSDLKAHTTMLQVDAPLSDGRMFFRSDLVNMDAGSFSTNNGTYDPKWGTCAETPCHGSTSQTANGASVAVGWQNKTWAWDIGTTPMGFDVVDVVGGVSYSSDLGPIGYTLNAHRRPVSSSMLAFAGQKDPNTDTTWGGVRATGGGVSVSYDKGEANGIWSSLNADSLTGKNVEDNWRVRWMTGYYYKLINKNNERLTVGVSNMLWHYDKDLSAYTLGQGGYYSPQEYVSFALPVTWRKRTENWSWELGGSVSWSHSKTDDVMRYPLQGLIPSDEPGRYSDRGEMETGSSSSGTGYTARAIVERRVTSNWFVGLGVDIQEAKDYTPSHALLYVRYSAAGWQGDMDLPPQPLIPYADW is encoded by the coding sequence ATGCGCAAGTTCACAGTAAATCTACTCACGTTATCGCTTGGCCTGGCACTGATGCCGGTGGCTCTGGCCGTGAATTCCCCGCAGCAGAGACAACTGCTTGAGCAGGTACGGCTTGGCGAATCAACGCAGCGCGAGGATTTGGTGCGGCAGTCACTCTACCGCCTTGAGCTGATCGATCCGAACAATCCTGAGGTTATTGCCGCGCGTTTCCGCTATTTGCTGCGCCAGGGCGACTCCTCGGGTGCGCAAAAAGAGCTGGATCGTCTGAAAGGGATCGCGCCAGGCTCCAGTGTGTACCAGTCCTCCCGCAATACGATGCTGCTCTCCACGCCGGAGGGTCGACAGGCATTGCAACAGGCGCGATTACTCGCCACGACAGGCCACACTCAGGAAGCGATCACCGCATACGACAAACTCTTTGACGGTAACCCGCCGGGCGGCGATCTGGCGACGGAATACTGGAACGTCGTCGCCAAAGATCCGGCTCGTCGCAATTCGGCCATTAACCAACTGAAAAAAATTAACGCCAGCGGCCCCGGCAATACTCAGCTTCAGGCGACGCTGGCACAGCTTCTGTTTCAGAGCGGCCGTCGTGATGAAGGATTTGCGGTGTTGCAGGAGATGGCCAAATCTAACAATGGCCGCAATCAGGCCTCTGATATGTGGTATCAGCAGATTAAAGACCAGCCTGCCAGCAGCGCCAGCGTCAGCGCACTGCAAAAATACCTGAGCGTATTCAGTGAAGGCGATAACGTGACGGCGGCGCGTGCCCAGCTCGACGCACAGCAAAAACAGCTTGCCGATCCGGCGTTCCGCGCCAAAGCAGAAGGGCTGGCAGCAGTCGATGCCGGGCAGGGCGGTAAAGCCGTAACGGAGCTGCAGAAAGCGGTCAGCGCCAATCATGCCGACAGTGAAGCCGTGGGAGCGCTGGGTCAGGCGTATTCACAAAAAGGCGATCGCGCCCGTGCGGTGGCGCAGTTTGAAAAAGCGATCGCCCTCGATCCGCAGAGCGATAATCGCGGTAAATGGGACAGCCTGCTGAAGGTGAACCGTTACTGGTTGCTGATCCAGCAGGGCGATAACGCGCTGAAAGCGAATAAGACCGCCCAGGCGGAACGCTATTATCAGCAGGCGCGCAATATCGATAACACCGACAGCTATGCGGTGCTGGGGCTGGGGGATGCCGCGGCAGCGCGCAAAGATAACGAAGCCGCCGAACGTTATTACCGTCAGGCGTTGCGCATGGACCGTGGCAACAGCAATGCCGTGCGCGGTCTTGCCAATATTTATCGTGCGCAGTCACCGGAGAAGGCCGCACAGTTTATTCAGTCGCTCTCCGCCAGCCAGCGCCGCAGTATTGATGATATTGAACGTAGCCTGACCAACGAGCAACTGGCTACCCAGGCAGAACAGCTGGAAAACCAGGGGAACTACGCGCAGGCGGCGGAAATTCAGCGCCGCCGCCTGGCGCTCTCGCCTGGCGATGTGTGGATCACCTACCGTCTTTCGCGCGATCTCTATAGCGCCGGGCAGCGCCGCAGCCAGGCGGATACTCTCATGCGCCAACTGGCAAGCCAGAAACCGTCTGACCCGGATCAGGTCTACGCCAGCGGCCTTTACCTCTCCGGTAACGATCAGGATCGCGCGGCACTGGCGCATCTGAACACCCTGCCACGCGATCAGTGGAACGGCAATATCCAGGAGCTGGCGGACCGTCTGCAGAGCAACCAGGTGCTGGAAACCGCCAACCGCCTGCGTGACAGCGGCAAAGAGCAGGAGGCCGAAAATTTACTTCGCCAGCAGCCTGCTTCCACGCGTATCGATTTAACACTTGCGGATTGGGCAGAGCAGCGTGGCGATCATGACGCTGCGAAAACGGCTTACACCACCGTGTTGCAGCGTGAACCGCAAAATGAAGATGCGATCCTCGGTCTGACGGAAGTCTATATTGCTCAAGGCCATAAGGATGCGGCGCGCGCAGAGCTGGCTAAATTGCCTGCTGCACAAAACGGCCAGCCGCAGTCGCTTAACATGCAGCGCCGGATTGCGATGGCGCAGGCGAGCCTGGGCGATACCGCTGCCGCAGAACAGACCTTCAGCAAAATTATTCCTCCGGCCAAATCGCAGCCCGCGTCGCTGGAAAACGCGCTCGTGTTACGTGATGCGGCACGTTTCCAGACGCAAAACGGCCAGCCTCAACAGGCGCTGGAAACCTGGAAAGATGCGATGGTCTCTTCCGGCATTACCACCACGCGTCCGGCGAATAACGACAGCTTTACCCGCCTGACGCGTAATGATGAAAAAGATGACTGGCTGAAGCGCGGCGTGCGCAGCGATGCGGGCGAACTTTACCGTCAGCAGGATCTTAACGTCACGCTGCAGCATGAATACTGGGGCTCCAGCGGCACGGGCGGGTATTCCGACCTGAAAGCACACACCACCATGTTACAGGTCGATGCGCCGCTGTCCGATGGGCGCATGTTCTTCCGTAGCGATTTGGTGAATATGGACGCCGGTTCGTTTTCCACCAATAACGGAACCTACGATCCGAAGTGGGGCACCTGCGCTGAAACGCCATGTCACGGCAGCACCAGTCAAACGGCAAATGGTGCGAGCGTGGCGGTGGGCTGGCAGAATAAAACCTGGGCGTGGGACATTGGTACGACGCCAATGGGCTTCGATGTGGTGGATGTGGTCGGCGGCGTGAGCTACAGCAGCGACCTGGGGCCAATTGGCTACACTCTGAACGCCCACCGCCGTCCAGTCTCCAGCTCTATGCTGGCGTTCGCCGGGCAGAAAGATCCCAACACCGACACCACCTGGGGCGGCGTGCGCGCAACCGGTGGTGGCGTCAGCGTGAGTTACGACAAGGGTGAAGCAAACGGCATCTGGTCAAGTCTGAATGCAGACAGCCTGACCGGGAAGAATGTGGAAGATAACTGGCGCGTCCGCTGGATGACCGGTTATTACTATAAGCTCATTAATAAAAACAACGAGCGTCTGACGGTCGGTGTCTCCAACATGCTGTGGCACTACGACAAAGATTTAAGTGCCTATACGCTGGGACAGGGTGGCTATTATAGCCCGCAGGAGTATGTCTCTTTTGCGCTGCCGGTGACCTGGCGTAAACGCACCGAAAACTGGTCATGGGAACTGGGCGGCTCTGTCTCCTGGTCGCATTCGAAAACAGACGATGTGATGCGTTATCCGCTTCAGGGGCTAATCCCTTCTGATGAGCCGGGTCGCTATAGTGACAGAGGCGAAATGGAAACCGGTAGCAGCTCCTCAGGGACGGGTTATACCGCAAGGGCGATTGTGGAGCGCCGCGTAACGTCCAACTGGTTCGTGGGTCTGGGGGTGGATATCCAGGAAGCGAAAGACTATACCCCGAGCCATGCGCTTCTTTATGTGCGCTATTCTGCTGCAGGCTGGCAAGGCGATATGGACTTGCCGCCGCAGCCGCTCATTCCGTATGCGGACTGGTGA